Proteins encoded within one genomic window of Sphingomonas cannabina:
- a CDS encoding CoA transferase subunit A, with protein MKKLYPDAAAALEGLLFDGMTICAGGFGLCGIPERLIDAIQASGVKDLTIASNNAGIDNEGLGKLLRSRQVKKMISSYVGENKEFERQYLAGELEVEFCPQGTLAERCRAGGAGIPGFYTKTGVGTQVAEGKEVKVFDGEDYILERGIRADLSIIKGWKADEAGNLVFRKTARNFNQPMATAGKICVAEVEEVVPVGALDPDGIHLPGIYVKRLIVGSPYDKKIEFVTTREREAA; from the coding sequence TCGAGGGGCTGCTGTTCGACGGCATGACGATCTGCGCGGGCGGCTTCGGCCTGTGCGGTATCCCGGAGCGGCTGATCGACGCGATCCAGGCCTCGGGGGTCAAGGACCTTACCATCGCCTCCAACAATGCCGGCATCGACAACGAGGGGCTCGGCAAGCTGCTCCGCTCGCGCCAGGTGAAGAAGATGATCTCGTCCTATGTCGGCGAGAACAAGGAGTTCGAGCGCCAGTATCTTGCCGGTGAGCTCGAGGTCGAGTTCTGCCCCCAGGGCACGCTCGCCGAGCGCTGCCGCGCGGGCGGGGCGGGCATCCCGGGTTTCTACACCAAGACCGGCGTCGGCACGCAGGTCGCCGAGGGCAAGGAAGTGAAGGTCTTCGACGGCGAGGACTATATCCTGGAGCGCGGCATCCGCGCCGATCTGTCGATCATCAAGGGCTGGAAGGCGGACGAGGCGGGCAACCTGGTCTTCCGCAAGACTGCGCGCAACTTCAACCAGCCGATGGCGACGGCGGGAAAGATCTGTGTCGCCGAGGTGGAGGAGGTGGTGCCGGTCGGCGCCCTCGATCCGGACGGCATCCATCTGCCCGGCATCTATGTGAAGCGGCTGATCGTGGGCAGCCCCTATGACAAGAAGATCGAGTTCGTGACCACCCGGGAGCGCGAAGCGGCGTGA